ATGTGTTTCCTACCAGAGGAGATCTTTTGAGATGTAACGTCTCAGCACAACAAGATTGGAACACTCGTCTCTACATCCAGGTATGGTTCGTCAACATACTAGTTAAATCTGATATACTATATACTATTAAATagcttaaatttatttattattgtgaAGGATTGGGATAGAGAGTCTAGAGAAGGATTCAAGAACTCAAACCTAGAGAACCAATGCACACATAGgttacttttattttactttgcattcttttgttttgggatATGTATTTGCAAAATTCGATTATAAATTGTTGCCAAGTGAAATTGGAATAGGTACAAGATCTATATAGAAGGGTGGGCATGGTCAGTGAGCGAGAAATATATAATGGCATGTGACTCGATGACTTTATACGTGAGACCAAAGTTCTATGATTTTTACATACGAGGAATGATGCCATTACAACATTATTGGCCTATCAGAGACAACTCTAAGTGTACTTCCCTCAATTTTTCCGTACATTGGGGGAATACTCATTTGGACCaggtttgtatgttttatttcaCTTTAATTAGACCCCatagagttttgttttgttaccaaattaacccatttattttattttttaaaataggcGCGTAAGATAGGGGAAGAAGGGAGTAGATTTATAAGAGAGGAAGTGAGAATGGAATACGTATATGATTACATGTTCCATTTGATGAACGAGTATGCAAAACTTCTGAGGTTTAAGCTGGAGATCCCGTGGGGAGCAACTGAAATTACTCCGGATAGTATGGGTTGTCCGGCGACGGGACGTTGGAGAGATTTCATGGCGGCGGAGTCGATGGTGATGTTTCCTAGTGAAGAGTCTCCTTGTGAGATGCCTTCTCCTTATAACCCTCAGGCTTTAAGAGAGGTTCTTGAGAGAAAAGCTAATTTGACTCGTCAAGTTGAGTTGTGGGAAGATCAATACTATCATGATTTGGCTAATAGCAAGACGCCCTGACCAAATGGGCTCTTGTAGTCATATTGAAAGTAAAGGTAAACAAGTAATTTTTTTCCCGACTGACTAGTAAATATTACGAATCTCAAGTTATACAATCctttttaatgaataaattaatttaactatGAACAATGAATGATATCATCTACTCTGGTCCGGCCAACTTTTACCGGAGACTCTCTTCAGTTATTGAACTGAAATCTAAGCTGTAGAATCAAAGTTTCAAGCAAACATAAAGACTGAACAATCTGaaataaagaaatgaagaaaCTCTGCAAATCTTCGGAGTTacaaagacaacaaaaccaaatatgCTTAGAGATTTGAGAGGTACACTAATAGAGTCAATCTTTTACCCTAACATTTCCACATACCTTTGTTCAGAGGTTAGATtatattccttcttcttcttcttcctagaGTCCATGCTTTATATACACAGAGTTCttgctatcatcatcatcaaccgcGCCTTAAATCAATATCAGCATGAGCATGACGCATATCCATTTGCCTTGAACCTGTTGACCATATCAGGTTTTGGCTTGGCTGTGGCTGTGGCTGCGGCTGCTGAGGGACAGGCGATATTGTGTTGCTATTATTATCTAGAACTTGATGATCATCAGTATCTTGAACAACTtcagaagcttcttcttctcgtttctTGGTCTTGATCTTTGGAGCTGCCCAGATGAAGCTCCCTACAATAACCTGATAGGCCCCAAGAGTGTATATTCAACCCCAAGAACTATGACTTGCAACAAAAACCAGAGCtcaagaaaaagttaaaaccaaacCTGAACAGGACTTGCTGCTATTAAAGGCCCCCCAATGGCACCACCAATCACACGCCCATCGGGACTAGCAAGCGAAACAGATAAGTTTCCAGTACGATTACGGAAGCTTCCATCAGTAGCCACTAGATAAGATGTTGATAACGCTAGGATTTCAAACCGGCCCtggaaaatatatacaaaacaaatgttTATAAGGAAACAGTAAAATCCCACCAATGTATCTCTCTATAGTGAAAATGTTCAAAGATGGAACCTCGTATTTAATGGCTCCGGGGGATGCTGATGGTTGAAGAAGTGTTGCAGTAGAGACTGCACCACTTGCAGATAAAACGCAAATCGCTCTTGGACCTTGTTGAGAGAATGATATAACCTTTGATGCAATATCCTGATGCAACCGTTTCAAAGCTTTTCAGAAAATAgctaaatataaaaacatttcaagaaAGCTCtgtaataatgatttttaacaCTACTTCTCCTATTGAAACCGCGATAACATGTGGCGTGAAGCTCATTCCAGAAGATGAAGGCATCAATTGACCTAACCAAtcgaaaacaaaaccaaacaaattaagTTCATGGATTCAATAACTGAATGTCTAATTCATAGAGTTTAAGTAGAGCATAATACATAGACAGACAACAAATAAGATCCATTTAAGAAAAGTTTTAAGATTTTCCTACACATCAGGagtaaacaattaaatatttcgACTTacgaaaacattaaataatcctagttcttgatcttcttgaaacaataaatagtGGAGCTTTTTTTCCTCAAGATTACAAGTTCTAGAGATAGTTGGTTTACCAATAGAAGCCGATCTTTGTTTCTTGCCGGAGCCCGGAGGTCGACCACGGCCACGTTTGTTAGAATTGTTCGGAGTAATGGtcgaaacagaggaagaagacaatgcCAAAGAAACAGAACCGTCTTGTCCGTATTTTCTAGGTCGTCCTCTCTTTCGCTTTATCGGAGCCTCACTCAGAGGCGGAGGAGGAGCAATCATATTAACGCCTATATGATGAGGAAGAGCTCCAGCCGTTGCCGGAGAAGGATCACCATGTAAAGAAGGAGATCCGAACCCAGTGGAGGCTGACCCGAATAAAGAGTTCTGATTAGGTAAGTGACGAAGCCCTTGTTGCTGTGATGATCCGTGAAAGGTAGGAGGACCAGACCCGGATAATCCTCTCTGGATATAGTAAGAACCCGACC
The Camelina sativa cultivar DH55 chromosome 6, Cs, whole genome shotgun sequence genome window above contains:
- the LOC104793554 gene encoding AT-hook motif nuclear-localized protein 9 — protein: MDRRDAMGLSGSGSYYIQRGLSGSGPPTFHGSSQQQGLRHLPNQNSLFGSASTGFGSPSLHGDPSPATAGALPHHIGVNMIAPPPPLSEAPIKRKRGRPRKYGQDGSVSLALSSSSVSTITPNNSNKRGRGRPPGSGKKQRSASIGQLMPSSSGMSFTPHVIAVSIGEDIASKVISFSQQGPRAICVLSASGAVSTATLLQPSASPGAIKYEGRFEILALSTSYLVATDGSFRNRTGNLSVSLASPDGRVIGGAIGGPLIAASPVQVIVGSFIWAAPKIKTKKREEEASEVVQDTDDHQVLDNNSNTISPVPQQPQPQPQPSQNLIWSTGSRQMDMRHAHADIDLRRG
- the LOC104793555 gene encoding O-glucosyltransferase rumi homolog isoform X2, encoding MLEKTRRTAHFRVVILNGRVYVKKYRKSIQTRDVFTMWGIVQLLRWYPGRLPDLELMFDPDDRPTVRSRDFQGQQHPAPPPLFRYCSDDASLDIVFPDWSFWGWAEVNIKPWAESLVAIEEGNKMTQWNDRVAYGYWRGNPYVFPTRGDLLRCNVSAQQDWNTRLYIQDWDRESREGFKNSNLENQCTHRYKIYIEGWAWSVSEKYIMACDSMTLYVRPKFYDFYIRGMMPLQHYWPIRDNSKCTSLNFSVHWGNTHLDQARKIGEEGSRFIREEVRMEYVYDYMFHLMNEYAKLLRFKLEIPWGATEITPDSMGCPATGRWRDFMAAESMVMFPSEESPCEMPSPYNPQALREVLERKANLTRQVELWEDQYYHDLANSKTP